A genomic region of Drosophila kikkawai strain 14028-0561.14 chromosome X, DkikHiC1v2, whole genome shotgun sequence contains the following coding sequences:
- the wapl gene encoding protein wings apart-like, with translation MSRWGKNIVVPLDSLCKEKENTNRPTVARSVGTVGKWGKMGFTSTRTYTLSALHPMAAAAAAAAAAASPAQSPASTHDHDPNDLSVSVPEPPKPKKFFKSRNAAPPEVIAQIIQQLPHCGAGASPMRDQASAGGGATPTSGTHEAGGGLKLKLGKGGSSAERKRKSPKKKVAATPTTPGAFFGGSERDRDKEGLSDPSDQPEPGDEPRGSASAKKKKPKEEKKLKPEAPPSRILGRARKAVNYCEVDEEERYPTPTKDLIIPKGSRGPAEAAAISAAAISASATATATSEAFISSTAGSPGSGPALPPPTSAPSAVTVPIPLLSAGASNPPSASRTPEHPPIVLRISKGTSRLVSTDSEEPPSNSPAHYNQQLATEPEPADRSADETVPPASTPKIIVKPLRPPDLAEGSAAAAAETEAATAAEAQDNNEDEEDEEEEEEEEEEEPPEINYCTVKISPDKPPKERLKLIIKTDVIRNAIAKAAAAAESRSEKKSKSKKHKHKQLLASGSAATGAGTTTPAEISSEFKTPSPHLALSEAQQTHTTHPHHHHHLHPQRGSAVISPTTRSDHDFDSQSSVLGSISSKGNSTPQLLAQAVQEDSCVIRSRGSSVITSDLETSQHSSLVAPPSDIESRLESMMMTIDGTGTGAATATALPETPLQEDILAVLRGEVPRLNGSTDTVANEEQQQPKRATRGRGRKANNNVEVPPPATETRTRGRAKGGDAAATAAAISPPAPKRSTRGTRGSKKAETTTEADMEVDEPPAAAVVAVNEEQADQAAAQPLPRRGRNAAARANNNNSASINNNINKIAASLSAKAKDEASRLAEGSGAVATGAAPPRSYGRKRKNQQVVQVQPEEQQQQHQAADQEEETPEGEEEQPTPAKIPHRDHSPTDHDPDPDPDDLSNNSNNSSMQHDGSSSSPPPRDFKFKDKFKRTLTLDSQVAANAGAAGAAAAAAAAVAGDAGATAGTGVTTETEAYGEQRGAVKLVISKKKGSIFKSRALVPSDQAEQASVAKRHLYKHSWDAALEANGGGTGSDASNASASGAGVPGAKDHLLHHLAAGKSDGDFGDSPSSNNNGSSSGGSSVSTLRGDSPALGKISRLAGKQGVPTGTATGVDAFDLDLETGPEELGVERSTASGATGGTSTAAAGGGAAGSGGSGPIRVDRKTKDYYTVVRNVKTAHQIQEIGEYQEMDDDVEYILDALQPHNPPATRCLSALQLAAKCMMPAFRMHVRAHGVVTKFFKALSDANKDLSLGLCTSAIMYILSQEGLNMDLDRDSLELMINLLEADGVGGGTQVGHTDRAGYERNKQKVRELCEEIKAQGKGTHLNVDSLTVGTLAMETLLSLTSKRAGEWFKEDLRKLGGLEHIIKTISDFCRPVITCEPEKISWLPALLDNMQTVARCLRVLENVTQHNEANQRYMLTFGQGRAVETLCQLYRLCCSQLMLHPSMDCPGSNKEHPGVVMRELLVPVLKVLINLTHTFNESKPSLGAELLGQRGDVVDTCFRLLLLSANYIPDQCVFELSILVLTLLINLCMHTVPNRAALMQAAAPAEYVADNPPAQGGVSALQALLEYFYKCEELARLVEKNTDAFLESNEKSKKKQEEVEETVNNLLQRAGHHMEHTLKGSYAAILLGNLIADNEQYEALVRRQLRGDSFKEIIGVLEKYHTFMNLTSSLEAAFVAHMKSTKRIIDNFKKRDYIYEHSDDHTLPLNLETTAVTTTPSVIAAGTDGQSTSVTASSSTSPPPGSTRVQRVYKTYSSHR, from the exons ATGTCGCgctggggcaagaatatagtGGTGCCGCTGGACTCGCTctgcaaggagaaggagaacaccaaccgaccgaCCGTCGCCCGATCGGTGGGCACTGTGGGCAAATGGGGCAAAATGGGCTTCACCTCAACACGCACTTACACACTGTCCGCCCTGCATCCGATGgcagcggctgcggcggcggctgctgcggccGCCAGTCCCGCCCAGAGTCCAGCCTCCACGCACGACCACGATCCCAACGATCTTTCCGTTTCGGTGCCAGAGCCGCCGAAGCCCAAGAAGTTCTTCAAGTCGCGAAATGCCGCCCCGCCAGAGGTCATTGCCCAGATCATACAGCAGCTGCCACACTGCGGCGCGGGCGCATCGCCCATGCGGGATCAAGCATCGGCTGGTGGCGGCGCCACGCCCACCTCTGGAACCCACGAGGCCGGTGGTGGCCTCAAGTTGAAACTGGGCAAGGGCGGCAGCTCCGCAGAGCGGAAGCGAAAGTCGCCCAAGAAGAAGGTCGCCGCAACGCCTACGACGCCCGGTGCGTTCTTCGGCGGCTCCGAGCGGGATCGGGATAAGGAGGGCCTAAGCGATCCCTCGGACCAGCCGGAGCCGGGCGACGAGCCGCGTGGCAGTGCATCGGCCAAGAAGAAGAAACCCAAGGAGGAGAAGAAACTCAAGCCGGAGGCGCCACCGTCACGGATCCTGGGTCGCGCCCGCAAGGCGGTCAACTATTGTGAGGTGGACGAGGAAGAGCGCTACCCCACGCCTACCAAGGATCTGATCATTCCCAAGGGGTCTCGCGGTCCAGCAGAAGCGGCGGCCATTTCAGCGGCGGCCATTTCAGCGTCAGcaaccgccaccgccacctcGGAAGCCTTCATCTCCTCGACGGCCGGCAGCCCTGGGTCTGGACCGGCGCTACCTCCGCCTACGTCGGCGCCCAGTGCTGTCACGGTCCCGATACCCCTACTGTCCGCCGGCGCATCCAACCCGCCAAGCGCTTCCCGCACCCCGGAACATCCTCCCATAGTGTTGCGTATCTCCAAG GGCACATCCCGCCTGGTCAGCACAGATAGCGAGGAGCCGCCGAGCAACTCGCCCGCTCACTACAACCAGCAGCTGGCCACGGAGCCGGAGCCGGCGGATCGAAGCGCAGACGAAACAGTTCCTCCTGCAAGCACGCCAAAAATAATTGTGAAGCCCCTGAGGCCGCCGGACTTAGCGGAgggatcagcagcagcagcggcagagaCGGAAGCAGCGACTGCTGCCGAGGCTCAGGATAACAACGAGGACGAGgaagacgaggaggaggaggaggaggaagaagaGGAGGAGCCGCCGGAGATTAACTACTGCACGGTGAAAATATCACCCGACAAGCCGCCTAAGGAGCGTCTCAAGTTGATCATCAAAACGGACGTAATCCGCAACGCCATTGCCAAAGCAGCCGCTGCCGCGGAGTCGCGCAGTGAGAAAAAGTCCAAAAGCAAGAAGCACAAGCACAAGCAGTTGCTGGCATCAGGATCAGCTGCTACTGGGGCAGGAACCACCACGCCCGCTGAGATTAGTTCGGAGTTCAAGACGCCTTCACCTCATCTGGCCCTTAGCGAGGCACAGCAAACGCATACGACGCAtccgcatcatcatcatcatctccaTCCGCAGCGGGGATCCGCGGTTATATCGCCCACAACGCGCTCTGACCACGACTTTGACTCACAGTCCTCGGTGCTGGGCAGCATCTCCTCCAAGGGCAACAGCACGCCCCAGTTGCTGGCTCAGGCGGTGCAGGAGGACAGCTGTGTGATCCGCAGCCGAGGATCAAGTGTCATCACCAGTGACTTGGAGACGAGCCAGCACTCGTCGTTAGTGGCCCCGCCTTCGGACATTGAGTCGcgcctggaatccatgatgatGACCATTGATGGCACTGGAACGGGAGCGGCGACAGCGACAGCATTGCCCGAAACGCCGCTCCAAGAGGACATACTGGCCGTGCTGCGTGGCGAGGTGCCACGCCTTAATGGCAGCACAGATACCGTTGCCaacgaggagcagcagcagccgaagaGAGCCACGCGCGGGCGGGGCAGGAAGGCAAATAACAACGTAGAAGTACCTCCTCCGGCCACGGAGACCAGAACACGAGGCAGGGCTAAAGGAGGAGATGCGGCAGCCACGGCGGCAGCCATTTCACCACCGGCGCCGAAGAGGAGCACGCGAGGTACACGGGGGTCGAAGAAGGCCGAGACGACGACGGAGGCGGACATGGAAGTGGACGAGCCTCCAGCGGCTGCGGTGGTGGCGGTGAATGAGGAGCAGGCGGACCAGGCAGCGGCGCAACCCTTGCCGCGGAGAGGCCGCAATGCCGCCGCCCgggccaacaacaacaattcgGCCAGCATCAATAACAACATCAACAAGATAGCCGCAAGTCTGTCTGCCAAGGCCAAGGACGAAGCCAGTCGCCTGGCGGAGGGCAGTGGAGCGGTGGCAACGGGAGCAGCACCACCACGCAGCTACGGCCGAAAGCGGAAAAACCAGCAGGTGGTCCAGGTGCAGCcggaagagcagcagcagcaacatcaggcAGCCGATCAGGAAGAGGAAACGCCCGAGGGCGAGGAAGAGCAGCCTACGCCCGCCAAGATCCCGCACAGAGACCACTCGCCGACGGATCACGACCCAGATCCCGATCCCGACGATCTGTCTAACAACTCTAACAACTCTTCGATGCAGCACGacggctcctcctcctcgccccCGCCGCGCGACTTCAAGTTCAAGGATAAGTTCAAGCGAACCCTGACCCTAGACTCGCAGGTGGCTGCCAATGCCGGAGCGgcaggtgcagcagcagcagcggcggcagcggtaGCGGGAGATGCGGGAGCAACGGCAGGCACTGGAGTAACGACGGAAACGGAAGCCTACGGCGAGCAGCGTGGCGCCGTCAAGTTGGTCATCTCGAAAAAGAAGGGCAGCATCTTCAAGAGCCGCGCTTTGGTGCCATCCGACCAGGCGGAGCAAGCTTCTGTGGCCAAACGGCATCTGTACAAGCACAGCTGGGATGCGGCTCTAGAGGCAAATGGCGGTGGAACGGGCAGTGATGCCAGCAACGCCTCGGCTTCGGGCGCTGGTGTGCCGGGGGCCAAGGATCACCTGCTGCATCATTTGGCGGCGGGCAAATCCGATGGCGACTTTGGTGACAGTCCCTCGTCCAACAACAATGGCTCCTcaagcggcggcagcagtgTGTCCACGCTGCGCGGCGATAGTCCAGCATTAGGCAAGATCTCGCGGCTGGCGGGGAAGCAGGGAGTGCCGACCGGCACAGCCACAGGAGTAGATGCCTTCGACTTGGACCTGGAAACGGGACCAGAGGAACTGGGTGTAGAGCGATCGACGGCAAGCGGAGCTACTGGCGGAACAAGCACAGCAGCTGCTGGCGGAGGAGCTGCCGGCAGTGGCGGCAGCGGGCCCATACGTGTCGATCGCAAGACCAAGGACTACTACACCGTGGTGCGGAATGTAAAGACGGCGCATCAAATTCAGGAGATTGGCGAATACCAGGAGATGGACGATGATGTCGAGTATATTCTGGATGCCCTGCAACCGCACAATCCGCCGGCAACGCGATGCCTCTCAGCCCTGCAGCTGGCCGCCAAATGCATGATGCCCGCCTTTCGGATGCATGTCCGTGCGCACGGCGTGGTCACCAAGTTTTTCAAG GCCTTATCCGATGCCAACAAAGACCTCAGCCTGGGCCTATGCACCTCGGCCATTATGTACATTCTGTCGCAGGAGGGCCTTAACATGGACTTGGATCGCGACTCCTTGGAGCTGATGATTAACCTGCTAGAAGCGGATGGTGTTGGCGGCGGCACACAGGTCGGGCACACGGATCGAGCCGGCTACGAGCGAAACAAGCAAAAGGTGCGTGAGCTCTGCGAGGAGATCAAGGCACAGGGCAAGGGCACCCATCTCAATGTGGACTCGCTAACAGTGGGCACACTGGCCATGGAAACGCTGCTTTCGCTCACCTCTAAGCGGGCGGGTGAATGGTTCAAGGAGGATCTGCGCAAATTGGGCGGACTGGAGCACATTATCAAGACTATTTCGGACTTTTGCCGACCGGTGATTACTTGCGAACCCGAGAAGATATCGTGGCTGCCGGCGCTCCTGGACAACATGCAGACGGTGGCCCGTTGCCTGCGAGTCCTCGAGAATGTCACGCAGCACAATGAGGCGAATCAGCGCTACATGCTCACCTTTGGACAGGGCCGTGCTGTGGAGACGCTTTGCCAGCTGTACCGGCTGTGCTGTAGCCAGCTAATGCTGCATCCATCGATGGACTGTCCAGGTAGCAATAAGGAGCATCCGGGCGTGGTTATGCGCGAGCTGCTAGTCCCGGTGCTCAAGGTACTGATCAATCTGACGCACACCTTCAATGAATCGAAGCCATCGCTGGGCGCCGAGTTGCTGGGTCAGCGCGGCGATGTCGTGGATACCTGCTtccgcctgctcctgctctcgGCGAACTACATTCCCGATCAGTGCGTCTTCGAGCTCAGCATACTG GTGCTCACCCTGCTGATTAACCTGTGCATGCACACGGTTCCCAATCGCGCCGCCCTGATGCAGGCAGCCGCTCCCGCCGAATACGTGGCCGATAATCCGCCGGCTCAGGGTGGCGTGAGTGCGCTTCAAGCTCTGCTCGAGTACTTTTACAAATGCGAGGAGCTGGCCAG ATTAGTGGAGAAAAACACGGACGCATTCCTCGAGAGCAACGAGAAGAGTAAGAAGAAGCAGGAGGAGGTTGAGGAAACGGTCAACAATC
- the Cyp4d1 gene encoding cytochrome P450 4d1 isoform X2, protein MWLFLALLLLAGILLLQMIRFLKIMKNIPCPLPLPLLGNAHLFLGLTPAEACQRMGELAEIYGDTFGLFLGPKSFSVLLFNPRDVERVLSSTQLLVKSHEYSFLGRWLNEGLLVSSGRKWHRRRKIITPAFHFRVLEAYVEIFDRRSRQLVGQMEANGSGKINLGEAIHLCTLDAICETAMGVSINAQTNADSEYVQAVKTISMVLHKRMFNIFYRFDLTYMLTPLARAEKKALDVLHQFTEKIIVQRREELIRGAAATKEGSAIEKDSDVGAKRKMAFLDILLQSTIDERPLTNLDIREEVDTFMFEGHDTTSSALMFFFYNIATHPEAQARCVQEIRSVFGQDKSSPVTYELLNKLHYVDLCVKETLRMYPSVPLLGRKVLEDCEINGKLIPAGTNIGISPLYLGRREELFSEPNSFKPERFDVVTSAEKLNPYAYIPFSAGPRNCIGQKFAMLEIKAIVANVLRHYEVDFIGDASEPPVLIAELILRTKDPLMFKVKERVY, encoded by the exons ATGTGGCTCTTTCTGGCACTCCTCTTGCTGGCAGGGATCCTCCTCCTGCAGATGATTCGCTTCCTGAAGATCATGAAGAATATTCCCTGCCcactgccgctgccactgctggGGAATGCCCATCTCTTTTTGGGTTTAACCCCTGCCGAGGCCTGCCAACGGATGGGCGAGCTGGCGGAAATTTATGGCGACACTTTCGGTTTGTTCCTTGGCCCCAAATCCTTCAGCGTGTTGCTCTTCAATCCTCGCGACGTGGAACGGGTGCTGAGCAGCACCCAGCTGCTGGTTAAGTCCCATGAATACTCCTTCCTGGGCCGCTGGCTAAACGAAGGTCTGCTGGTGAGCAGCGGACGGAAGTGGCACCGACGACGCAAGATCATAACGCCGGCCTTCCACTTCCGGGTGCTTGAGGCCTATGTAGAGATCTTTGATCGGCGATCCCGGCAGCTCGTCGGGCAGATGGAAGCCAACGGATCAGGGAAAATCAATCTTGGCGAGGCCATTCACCTGTGCACCCTGGACGCCATTTGCG AAACCGCCATGGGAGTGTCCATCAATGCCCAGACTAACGCCGACTCGGAGTATGTCCAGGCGGTGAAGACCATATCGATGGTGCTGCACAAGCGCATGTTCAACATCTTCTATCGCTTTGACTTGACCTACATGCTCACACCACTGGCCCGGGCCGAGAAAAAGGCCCTGGACGTGCTGCATCAGTTCACGGAGAAGATTATAGTGCAGCGGCGCGAGGAGCTGATCCGTGGGGCTGCCGCCACCAAAGAAGGCAGCGCCATCGAGAAGGACTCCGATGTGGGTGCAAAGCGCAAGATGGCCTTCCTGGACATCCTGCTGCAATCGACAATCGACGAGCGGCCACTTACCAATCTGGATATACGCGAGGAAGTGGATACCTTCATGTTCGAGGGCCACGACACCACCTCCTCGGCCCTTATGTTCTTCTTCTATAACATAGCCACGCATCCGGAGGCGCAGGCACGTTGCGTCCAGGAAATCCGCTCTGTGTTTGGCCAGGACAAGAGCTCGCCGGTCACCTACGAGCTGCTAAACAAGCTGCACTATGTGGATCTGTGCGTCAAGGAGACGTTGCGGATGTATCCATCGGTGCCCCTGCTAGGCCGAAAGGTGCTCGAGGATTGTGAGATAA ATGGAAAACTCATCCCTGCCGGCACCAATATCGGCATATCTCCCCTGTACTTGGGCAGACGCGAGGAACTGTTCAGCGAGCCCAACAGCTTCAAGCCCGAGCGATTCGATGTGGTCACCTCGGCCGAGAAGCTCAATCCCTATGCCTACATTCCCTTTTCGGCGGGACCAAGGAACTGCATTGGCCAGAAGTTCGCCATGCTGGAGATCAAGGCCATTGTGGCCAATGTTCTGCGCCACTACGAGGTGGACTTTATCGGGGACGCCTCAGAGCCGCCGGTGCTGATCGCAGAGCTGATCCTGCGCACCAAGGACCCGCTAATGTTCAAAGTAAAGGAGCGAGTCTACTGA
- the Cyp4d1 gene encoding cytochrome P450 4d1 isoform X1 has translation MFLIIGAILASALFVALLIYQLKFKRLIDMTSYMPGPPVLPLVGHGHHFIGKPPHMLVQTIYEFMDLYAKDETLKVWLGPELNVLMANPKDVEVVLGTLRFNDKAGEYKALEPWLKEGLLVSRGRKWHKRRKIITPAFHFKILDQFVDVFEKGSRELLLNMERDRVKHGNAGFALYDWINLCTMDTICETAMGVSINAQTNADSEYVQAVKTISMVLHKRMFNIFYRFDLTYMLTPLARAEKKALDVLHQFTEKIIVQRREELIRGAAATKEGSAIEKDSDVGAKRKMAFLDILLQSTIDERPLTNLDIREEVDTFMFEGHDTTSSALMFFFYNIATHPEAQARCVQEIRSVFGQDKSSPVTYELLNKLHYVDLCVKETLRMYPSVPLLGRKVLEDCEINGKLIPAGTNIGISPLYLGRREELFSEPNSFKPERFDVVTSAEKLNPYAYIPFSAGPRNCIGQKFAMLEIKAIVANVLRHYEVDFIGDASEPPVLIAELILRTKDPLMFKVKERVY, from the exons ATGTTCCTGATCATCGGAGCCATCCTGGCCAGCGCCCTCTTCGTGGCCCTGCTGATCTACCAGCTAAAGTTCAAGCGTTTGATCGACATGACCAGCTACATGCCGGGTCCGCCGGTTTTGCCGCTGGTCGGTCATGGACACCATTTCATTGGCAAGCCGCCGCATATGCTGGTCCAAACGATATACGAATTCATGGATTTGTATGCCAAGGATGAGACCCTCAAAGTCTGGCTGGGGCCCGAGCTGAACGTCTTGATGGCCAATCCCAAGGATGTCGAGGTGGTGCTGGGCACCCTGCGCTTCAACGACAAGGCTGGCGAGTATAAGGCCTTGGAGCCCTGGCTCAAGGAGGGCCTATTGGTCAGCCGAGGACGCAAATGGCACAAGCGACGAAAGATCATCACGCCCGCCTTTCACTTCAAGATCCTCGATCAGTTTGTCGATGTCTTTGAGAAGGGATCACGGGAATTGCTGCTCAACATGGAGCGGGATCGTGTCAAGCATGGCAATGCCGGCTTTGCCCTTTACGATTGGATCAATCTCTGCACCATGGACACGATCTGCG AAACCGCCATGGGAGTGTCCATCAATGCCCAGACTAACGCCGACTCGGAGTATGTCCAGGCGGTGAAGACCATATCGATGGTGCTGCACAAGCGCATGTTCAACATCTTCTATCGCTTTGACTTGACCTACATGCTCACACCACTGGCCCGGGCCGAGAAAAAGGCCCTGGACGTGCTGCATCAGTTCACGGAGAAGATTATAGTGCAGCGGCGCGAGGAGCTGATCCGTGGGGCTGCCGCCACCAAAGAAGGCAGCGCCATCGAGAAGGACTCCGATGTGGGTGCAAAGCGCAAGATGGCCTTCCTGGACATCCTGCTGCAATCGACAATCGACGAGCGGCCACTTACCAATCTGGATATACGCGAGGAAGTGGATACCTTCATGTTCGAGGGCCACGACACCACCTCCTCGGCCCTTATGTTCTTCTTCTATAACATAGCCACGCATCCGGAGGCGCAGGCACGTTGCGTCCAGGAAATCCGCTCTGTGTTTGGCCAGGACAAGAGCTCGCCGGTCACCTACGAGCTGCTAAACAAGCTGCACTATGTGGATCTGTGCGTCAAGGAGACGTTGCGGATGTATCCATCGGTGCCCCTGCTAGGCCGAAAGGTGCTCGAGGATTGTGAGATAA ATGGAAAACTCATCCCTGCCGGCACCAATATCGGCATATCTCCCCTGTACTTGGGCAGACGCGAGGAACTGTTCAGCGAGCCCAACAGCTTCAAGCCCGAGCGATTCGATGTGGTCACCTCGGCCGAGAAGCTCAATCCCTATGCCTACATTCCCTTTTCGGCGGGACCAAGGAACTGCATTGGCCAGAAGTTCGCCATGCTGGAGATCAAGGCCATTGTGGCCAATGTTCTGCGCCACTACGAGGTGGACTTTATCGGGGACGCCTCAGAGCCGCCGGTGCTGATCGCAGAGCTGATCCTGCGCACCAAGGACCCGCTAATGTTCAAAGTAAAGGAGCGAGTCTACTGA